A single region of the Azospirillum fermentarium genome encodes:
- a CDS encoding helix-turn-helix domain-containing protein — MVWPDLIRRYRRERGLTQIELARLLNVDQATISRWESGKQDPLPMMQTRLRGLFRELDHLPLDYAVRALVMSHPGYASLLDANGVCLMTSPGLATYLKHYQASIVGRPSEDYLPEYTRDLSSPYIDEMMRPGSSLLSVAFTDRAVFSPTIVRRTYNVLLSDSGRLLMVQDHVMGDMVGVDLPEPEVSLLTMDEVAEQAAA; from the coding sequence ATGGTGTGGCCCGACCTGATCCGCCGTTACCGCCGGGAACGGGGATTGACCCAAATCGAACTGGCACGCCTGCTCAACGTGGACCAGGCGACCATCTCCCGCTGGGAAAGCGGGAAGCAAGACCCGCTGCCCATGATGCAGACCCGTCTGCGCGGGCTGTTCCGCGAGCTTGACCATCTGCCGCTGGATTATGCGGTGCGGGCGCTGGTGATGAGCCACCCCGGCTATGCCTCGCTGCTGGACGCCAACGGCGTCTGCCTGATGACCTCGCCCGGACTGGCGACGTATCTGAAGCACTATCAGGCGTCCATCGTCGGGCGCCCGTCGGAGGATTATCTGCCCGAATACACCCGCGACCTGTCCTCGCCCTACATCGACGAGATGATGCGGCCGGGATCGTCGCTGCTGTCGGTGGCCTTCACCGACCGGGCGGTGTTCTCGCCCACCATCGTGCGGCGCACCTACAACGTCCTGCTGTCCGACAGCGGGCGGCTGTTGATGGTGCAGGACCATGTGATGGGGGATATGGTGGGGGTGGATCTGCCGGAGCCCGAGGTTTCCCTCCTGACCATGGACGAGGTAGCGGAGCAGGCCGCCGCCTGA
- the fliD gene encoding flagellar filament capping protein FliD has translation MTTVSSTASTSYSTAASTGATVLQSTDSGTGIDYSALVEAAVAKRLSPADRIDQTITANEAKIAAYTELQGLLQDMDDALGGLRNRTASTGSTTNLFDQRTAYLSSSTSSVSADDVLSVTAADGAEVGTHTIAVQQLATRHKIGGDTQTGNSTALGLSGSFTIGVEDGTSLSIDVDDSDSLTEIRDAINAQKSTSGVTASIVKVSDSSYQLILTANDTGKAITLADSSGSVLSGLGIIDGDGAVANELVAAQDAIVVVDGVTITRSGNSIDDAIDGLTLDLYAAQPGTTITAEISTDLSSIKDAITDFVDAYNSFRDFALAQQATSSDGTKSDDATLFADSLLRQTVKSVYQALNTKVATGDGSLSLADLGLSFDANNALDLDETTLNSMLVDNVDGVRQLLGLTMTSSSSDLQLLRYTGTQSRLSFTLDITVGDSGNLTSASVGGDGSLFTVSGSRIIGNKGTAYEGITLVYTGSASASVDVGFTQGIADRLFTTLDALAAADDGRIATLVSQMEATNTTLTTKSDDIKAQAEDYRTRLTAYYARLEAEAETANILLQRLQQEADSSDD, from the coding sequence ATGACCACCGTCTCGTCCACAGCCTCCACGTCGTATTCGACCGCGGCGTCCACGGGGGCCACGGTCCTGCAATCCACCGATTCCGGCACCGGCATCGACTATTCCGCCCTGGTGGAAGCGGCGGTTGCCAAACGGCTGTCACCCGCCGACCGCATCGACCAGACCATCACCGCCAACGAAGCCAAGATCGCCGCCTACACCGAGCTTCAGGGGCTGTTGCAGGACATGGACGATGCGCTGGGGGGCCTGCGCAACCGCACCGCCTCCACCGGCAGCACCACCAACCTGTTCGATCAGCGCACCGCGTACCTGTCCAGCAGCACGTCGTCGGTCAGCGCCGACGATGTGCTGTCCGTCACCGCCGCGGATGGGGCCGAGGTCGGCACCCACACCATCGCGGTGCAGCAGCTTGCCACCCGCCACAAGATCGGCGGCGACACCCAGACCGGCAACTCCACGGCGCTTGGCCTGTCCGGCTCCTTCACCATCGGGGTGGAGGACGGCACATCGTTGTCCATCGACGTGGACGACAGCGACAGCCTGACCGAGATCCGCGACGCCATCAACGCGCAGAAATCCACCAGCGGCGTCACCGCCAGCATCGTCAAGGTGTCGGACAGTTCCTATCAGCTCATCCTGACCGCCAACGACACCGGCAAGGCGATCACGCTGGCCGACTCCTCCGGCTCGGTGCTGAGCGGGCTGGGCATCATCGACGGTGACGGGGCGGTGGCCAACGAACTGGTGGCGGCCCAGGATGCCATCGTGGTGGTGGACGGGGTGACCATTACCCGGTCCGGCAACTCCATCGACGACGCCATCGACGGGCTGACCCTCGACCTCTATGCCGCCCAGCCGGGCACCACCATCACCGCCGAGATATCCACCGACCTGTCGTCCATCAAGGACGCCATCACCGACTTCGTGGACGCCTACAACAGCTTCCGTGATTTCGCGCTGGCGCAGCAGGCGACAAGCAGCGACGGCACCAAGAGCGACGACGCCACCCTGTTCGCCGACAGCCTGCTGCGGCAGACGGTGAAATCCGTCTATCAGGCGCTGAACACCAAGGTCGCCACCGGCGACGGGTCGCTGTCGCTGGCCGATCTGGGGCTGTCGTTCGACGCGAACAACGCGCTGGACCTGGACGAGACCACGCTGAATTCCATGCTGGTCGATAATGTGGACGGGGTGCGCCAGCTTCTCGGCCTCACCATGACTTCATCGTCCAGCGACCTCCAGCTTCTGCGCTACACCGGCACCCAGAGCCGCCTGTCCTTCACCCTCGACATCACGGTGGGCGACAGCGGCAACCTGACGTCGGCATCGGTGGGCGGCGACGGCAGCCTGTTCACCGTGTCGGGCAGCCGCATCATCGGCAACAAGGGCACGGCGTATGAGGGCATCACCCTGGTCTACACCGGCAGCGCCAGCGCCAGCGTGGATGTCGGTTTCACCCAGGGCATCGCCGACCGCCTGTTCACCACGCTGGATGCGCTGGCCGCTGCCGACGACGGCCGCATCGCCACGCTGGTGTCGCAGATGGAAGCCACCAACACCACGCTCACCACCAAATCCGACGACATCAAGGCCCAGGCCGAGGATTACCGCACCCGCCTGACCGCCTATTACGCCCGGCTGGAGGCCGAAGCGGAAACCGCCAACATCCTGCTGCAGCGCCTGCAGCAGGAGGCCGACAGCAGCGACGACTGA
- the nikR gene encoding nickel-responsive transcriptional regulator NikR — protein sequence MDRFTVSLDEELLAQFDDYIRRRGYGNRSEAVRDLLRRTLEGERLADEDAGDCVACLSYVFNHHERELARRLTEHQHAHHDLTVSTMHVHLDHETCMEVAILQGPTPDIRRFADSVISETGVRHGALSAVPVDMAGHHHHPGGHHHHPHTHVRPKT from the coding sequence ATGGACCGTTTCACCGTGTCATTGGACGAGGAACTGCTGGCGCAGTTCGACGACTACATCCGCCGCCGCGGCTACGGCAACCGGTCGGAGGCGGTGCGCGACCTGCTGCGCCGGACGCTGGAGGGCGAGCGGCTGGCGGACGAGGATGCGGGCGATTGCGTCGCCTGCCTCTCCTACGTCTTCAACCATCATGAACGGGAACTGGCCCGGCGGCTGACCGAGCACCAGCACGCGCACCACGACCTCACCGTGTCCACCATGCACGTGCATCTGGACCACGAGACGTGCATGGAGGTGGCGATCCTGCAGGGGCCGACGCCGGACATCCGCCGCTTCGCCGATTCCGTGATTTCCGAAACCGGCGTGCGGCACGGGGCGCTGAGCGCGGTGCCGGTGGACATGGCCGGGCACCACCATCACCCCGGCGGCCATCACCACCACCCCCACACCCACGTGCGGCCCAAGACGTAA
- a CDS encoding flagellar export chaperone FliS has product MMTNPSVSKALSAYATANSTVPPLIAVTRLFERATANVQRAREAARSRRFDTAFAELDRTITILTALDSVLDMGRGGGVAQDLRRFYRVMIHQAASIPARPDPVAAADGVARQLGVMTEAWKTVAQTHGTPRPAERGAGRHTPPGATVKEPSASVIERSMKHANGSLFG; this is encoded by the coding sequence ATGATGACCAATCCTTCCGTCAGCAAAGCCCTGTCCGCCTATGCCACGGCCAACAGCACGGTTCCGCCGCTGATCGCCGTCACCCGCCTGTTCGAACGGGCCACCGCCAACGTCCAGCGCGCCCGCGAAGCCGCCCGTTCCCGGCGGTTCGACACCGCCTTCGCCGAGCTGGACCGCACCATCACCATCCTGACGGCGCTGGATTCCGTGCTCGACATGGGCCGCGGCGGCGGCGTCGCGCAGGATTTGCGGCGATTCTACCGTGTCATGATCCATCAGGCGGCCAGCATCCCCGCCCGCCCCGATCCGGTGGCGGCGGCGGACGGCGTGGCGCGCCAGCTTGGCGTGATGACGGAGGCATGGAAGACCGTTGCCCAAACCCATGGCACCCCCCGCCCCGCAGAACGCGGTGCTGGCCGTCACACACCCCCCGGAGCGACGGTTAAAGAACCGTCCGCATCGGTCATCGAAAGGTCGATGAAACATGCGAACGGCTCTCTCTTTGGCTGA
- a CDS encoding sigma-70 family RNA polymerase sigma factor has translation MRTALSLAEECPAGGIGCHLAPVSPGMAASGTDMPDEALMARIRAGDQDSYRRLVRRHLKRAYALARRLSGSDAEAEDIAQDAFLQIWQRRAQWSDEGARFTTWLYRVIVNRSIDHRRRPVGQDLEAVAEPADAAPDAVSLIQRRQMATRLGDACRRLPPQQQAAVTLFYFEGLSAADTASVMQISLGAVESLLKRARQQLRGLLRASAQAAKDAFDD, from the coding sequence ATGCGAACGGCTCTCTCTTTGGCTGAGGAATGCCCGGCGGGCGGCATCGGCTGCCATCTGGCGCCGGTGTCGCCCGGCATGGCGGCGTCCGGGACCGACATGCCCGACGAAGCGCTGATGGCGCGCATCCGCGCCGGCGATCAGGACTCCTACCGCCGGCTGGTGCGCCGGCACCTGAAGCGCGCCTACGCGCTGGCCCGGCGCCTGTCGGGCAGCGACGCCGAAGCCGAGGACATCGCCCAGGATGCCTTTCTGCAAATCTGGCAGCGCCGCGCCCAGTGGAGCGACGAGGGCGCGCGTTTCACCACCTGGCTCTACCGCGTCATCGTCAACCGCAGCATCGACCACCGCCGGCGGCCCGTGGGGCAGGATCTGGAGGCGGTGGCCGAACCCGCCGACGCCGCCCCCGATGCGGTCAGCCTGATCCAGCGCCGCCAGATGGCCACCCGGCTGGGTGACGCCTGCCGCCGTCTGCCGCCGCAGCAGCAGGCGGCGGTCACCCTGTTCTATTTCGAGGGGCTGAGTGCCGCCGACACGGCTTCGGTTATGCAAATCAGTTTGGGGGCGGTAGAATCGCTGCTCAAACGTGCGCGTCAGCAGCTTCGCGGCCTGCTGCGGGCCAGCGCCCAGGCCGCGAAGGACGCCTTTGATGACTGA
- the flgK gene encoding flagellar hook-associated protein FlgK → MSLRVAGTIAASSLRASEVSMAVATANIANSDTDGYTRKTAHQTSRTIAMTYATGVDIASVSSVVDQYLLKTLVGATSDVGYTGTMAASLDLLQQRLGSTDGSSGTSIAAAIDDLADSLATLATSPESNSAKAAVVDNVNVMAESLRDLSSTVQDLRAQADEDIAGTVDRINETLNTLKSLNDRIVKAKGLGQNTGDLEDQRNTALQTLAGDIDVRYQTDSNGSLRISTSSGTALLDSAVHGLSYTPASSVNADTTFSAISVGGKDITGALTSGTLAALVDLRDEALPNQQARLDELAATLKDALNTAANAGSTVPAPSPLTSTVTVSAADSLSGTGTLRLAVTNSDGTAADVVDIDLSTLSTVQDLMDAINATGTATAGIGSDGTLTIAATDGATGIALGGDTAVGSGSTGLSAFFGFNDILTGTGASDLRVSSALLNDSSRLPTAVLSTAGGLAAGDTALTSGDATTAGALSAVLTGTLPFDAAGGMSARQGTAAAYAAGIIQGIATAASAADTASDNATAYSDSLTTTLTSQSGVNVDEETAVISSLQSAYESAAAVMEVLQEMFETALSMIK, encoded by the coding sequence ATGTCCCTGCGCGTTGCCGGCACCATCGCCGCATCCTCCTTGCGCGCCAGCGAAGTGTCGATGGCGGTGGCGACGGCCAACATCGCCAATTCCGACACCGACGGCTACACCCGCAAGACCGCCCATCAGACCAGCCGCACCATCGCGATGACCTACGCCACCGGGGTGGACATCGCGTCGGTGTCCAGCGTGGTGGACCAGTATCTGCTGAAGACGCTGGTGGGGGCCACGTCGGATGTGGGCTACACCGGCACCATGGCGGCGTCGCTGGACCTGTTGCAGCAGCGGCTGGGCAGCACCGACGGCAGCAGCGGCACCAGCATCGCCGCCGCCATCGACGATCTGGCGGATTCCCTGGCCACCCTCGCCACCTCCCCCGAAAGCAACAGCGCCAAGGCGGCGGTGGTGGACAATGTGAACGTCATGGCCGAGAGCCTGCGCGACCTGTCGTCCACGGTGCAGGATCTGCGCGCCCAGGCCGACGAGGACATCGCCGGCACGGTGGACCGCATCAACGAAACGCTCAACACCCTGAAATCCCTGAACGACCGGATCGTCAAGGCCAAGGGGCTGGGCCAGAACACCGGCGACCTGGAGGACCAGCGCAACACAGCACTCCAGACGCTGGCCGGCGACATCGACGTCCGGTATCAGACCGACAGCAACGGCAGCCTGCGCATTTCCACGTCCAGCGGCACGGCACTGCTGGACAGCGCGGTGCACGGCCTGTCCTACACGCCCGCGTCCAGCGTCAACGCCGACACCACCTTTTCCGCCATCAGCGTCGGCGGCAAGGACATCACCGGCGCGCTCACCTCCGGCACGCTGGCCGCATTGGTGGACCTGCGCGACGAGGCGCTGCCCAACCAGCAGGCGCGGCTGGACGAACTGGCCGCCACGCTGAAGGACGCGCTGAACACCGCCGCCAACGCCGGCAGCACGGTTCCGGCGCCGTCGCCGCTGACCTCGACCGTCACGGTGTCGGCGGCGGACAGCCTGTCGGGCACCGGCACGTTGCGCCTGGCGGTGACCAACAGCGACGGCACGGCGGCGGACGTGGTGGACATCGACCTGTCCACCCTGTCCACGGTGCAGGATCTGATGGATGCCATCAACGCCACCGGCACGGCCACCGCCGGCATCGGCAGCGACGGCACACTGACCATCGCCGCCACCGACGGCGCCACCGGCATTGCGCTGGGCGGCGACACGGCGGTGGGCAGCGGGTCCACGGGGCTGTCGGCCTTTTTCGGTTTCAACGACATCCTGACCGGCACCGGGGCCAGCGACCTGCGGGTGTCGTCGGCGCTGCTGAACGACAGCAGCCGGCTGCCCACCGCGGTGCTGTCCACCGCCGGCGGCCTTGCCGCCGGGGACACGGCGCTGACCTCGGGCGACGCCACCACGGCCGGCGCGCTGAGTGCCGTTCTGACCGGCACGCTGCCGTTCGACGCGGCGGGGGGAATGTCGGCGCGCCAGGGCACCGCCGCCGCCTATGCCGCCGGCATCATCCAGGGCATCGCCACCGCGGCGTCCGCCGCCGACACCGCATCCGACAACGCCACCGCCTATTCCGACAGCCTCACCACCACGCTGACCTCGCAATCGGGGGTGAACGTGGACGAGGAAACCGCGGTCATCTCGTCGCTCCAGTCCGCCTATGAATCCGCCGCCGCCGTCATGGAGGTGCTGCAGGAGATGTTCGAGACGGCGCTCAGCATGATCAAATAA
- a CDS encoding energy-coupling factor ABC transporter ATP-binding protein produces MDDVILEARGLDYRYPGSGEPALRGLSLSARHGRRLAILGANGAGKTTLLLHLNGTLRPRAGVVLVDGVPGDTGRAGLTAWRRRVGLVLQEADDQLFAATVAEDISFGPLNLGLGAAEVARRVADVVARMGLTGLEDRPPHMLSHGQRKRVAIAGILAMQPAVLVLDEPTAGFDHAGQTALLSTLEHLSASGMTLVFSTHDVDLAYAFADDAALFAGGTVLAQGDARAVLSDAALMARAGLPLPAVPALAARLHALGVPFHREARTVLELIPAAGG; encoded by the coding sequence GTGGACGATGTGATTCTGGAGGCCCGCGGGCTGGACTACCGCTACCCCGGCAGCGGGGAGCCGGCGCTGCGCGGGCTGTCGCTGTCGGCCCGGCACGGGCGGCGGCTGGCGATCCTGGGCGCCAACGGGGCCGGGAAGACGACGCTTCTCCTGCACCTCAACGGCACGCTGCGCCCGCGGGCGGGTGTGGTGCTGGTGGACGGCGTGCCGGGGGACACCGGGCGGGCCGGGCTGACCGCGTGGCGCCGCCGGGTCGGGCTGGTGCTGCAGGAGGCCGACGACCAGCTTTTCGCCGCCACGGTGGCCGAGGACATCTCCTTCGGCCCCCTCAACCTCGGCCTTGGGGCGGCGGAGGTGGCGCGGCGGGTGGCCGACGTGGTGGCGCGCATGGGGTTGACCGGGCTGGAGGATCGCCCGCCGCACATGCTGTCCCACGGCCAGCGCAAGCGGGTGGCCATCGCCGGCATCCTGGCCATGCAGCCGGCGGTGCTGGTGCTGGACGAACCCACCGCCGGGTTCGACCACGCCGGTCAGACGGCGCTGCTGTCCACGCTGGAGCATCTGTCGGCGTCGGGCATGACGCTGGTGTTTTCCACCCACGATGTGGATCTGGCCTATGCCTTCGCCGACGATGCCGCGCTGTTCGCCGGCGGCACCGTCCTGGCGCAAGGCGATGCACGGGCGGTTCTGTCGGACGCCGCCCTGATGGCGCGGGCGGGGTTGCCGTTGCCGGCGGTGCCGGCGCTGGCGGCCCGTTTGCACGCTTTGGGCGTGCCGTTCCACCGGGAAGCCCGGACGGTTCTGGAGTTGATACCGGCGGCGGGTGGTTGA
- a CDS encoding flagellin N-terminal helical domain-containing protein, with the protein MERIATANHQNTLVRYMMQAESRVATAQISASSGLKSTDFKGVASDSGRIVDLDSTYRRTERYIDEGEVVSGRIDTMDSTVGSMIDVTNRLQSLITSLQGVAGSAAAGVQEEAAGLMKEFVALLNTRLEGRYLFAGSRTDTAPVNSDTSSYPPVTVPSTADTSWYSGDGSLSYFQAADDLVIEYGATADDPAIEKAMRAFTLLSTMSTDPVDGDALDEASTLAADGVDGMSVIRARLGTASGTLERTLDRHVDTQLVLETQVDDLRSVDLAEATVRLSQLQASLEATMSLMKVLQSTNLNDLLA; encoded by the coding sequence ATGGAACGCATCGCCACCGCCAACCACCAGAACACCCTGGTCCGTTACATGATGCAGGCGGAATCACGGGTGGCCACGGCGCAGATCTCCGCGTCCAGCGGCCTGAAATCCACCGATTTCAAGGGGGTGGCGTCCGACAGCGGGCGCATCGTCGATCTGGACAGCACCTACCGCCGCACCGAACGCTACATCGACGAGGGCGAGGTGGTGTCCGGGCGCATCGACACCATGGACAGCACCGTCGGCAGCATGATCGACGTCACCAACCGCCTGCAAAGCCTGATCACCAGCCTGCAAGGCGTGGCCGGCAGTGCGGCGGCCGGGGTGCAGGAGGAAGCCGCCGGGCTGATGAAGGAATTCGTCGCCCTGCTCAACACCCGGCTTGAGGGGCGCTACCTGTTCGCCGGATCGCGCACCGACACCGCCCCGGTCAACAGTGACACGTCCAGCTATCCCCCCGTCACCGTGCCATCCACCGCCGACACCAGCTGGTACAGCGGCGACGGCAGCCTGTCCTATTTCCAGGCGGCGGACGATCTGGTCATCGAATACGGCGCCACCGCCGACGATCCCGCCATCGAAAAGGCCATGCGCGCCTTCACCCTGCTGTCCACCATGAGCACCGATCCGGTGGATGGGGATGCGCTGGACGAAGCGTCAACCCTGGCCGCCGACGGCGTGGACGGCATGTCGGTGATCCGCGCGCGCCTGGGCACCGCCTCGGGCACACTGGAGCGCACGCTCGACCGCCATGTGGACACCCAGCTCGTGCTGGAAACCCAGGTGGACGACCTGCGCAGCGTCGATCTGGCCGAGGCCACCGTGCGCCTGTCCCAGCTTCAGGCATCGCTGGAAGCGACCATGAGCCTGATGAAGGTTCTGCAAAGCACCAACCTCAACGACCTGCTGGCCTGA
- the flgE gene encoding flagellar hook protein FlgE, producing MSITNAMYSATSALMAQSKALASISSNIANSSTTGFKSTGTSFQSFINQTEAVDERTGGVLAYNTRNVSAQGEIQSSAVTTNLAVNGSGFFVVSDDSADGAIRYTRNGSFSTDADGYLSNSEGYYLYGWALDEDGAIAARNKGSVDSLEAINTTNIKGTPKATSTLGIDANLPSDADTGDSFTSDVEVFDSLGNSHSITLTWTKTGENAWSLDADDPTLSSDSSSTTGTVGGVPVTITFNEDGTPAGFSPTTPTLTVGGWATGAADTSITLDLGTVGGNDGLTQHASEESEPSVSVESTTQNGHAPGTLTGTTIDSDGTVRAVFDNGETRAVYRIPIATFANADGLDSETGSTFMQTYESGQVQLRTAGESGSGTIEAGALESSTVELTDEFTRMIVAQQAYSAASKVMTTAQDMIDTLISMKR from the coding sequence ATGAGCATCACCAACGCGATGTACAGCGCCACCTCGGCGCTGATGGCGCAAAGCAAGGCGCTTGCCTCCATCTCCTCCAACATCGCCAATTCCAGCACCACGGGCTTCAAGAGCACCGGCACCAGCTTCCAGTCCTTCATCAACCAGACGGAAGCGGTGGACGAGCGCACGGGCGGGGTGCTGGCCTACAACACCCGCAACGTCTCGGCGCAAGGGGAGATCCAGTCGTCGGCGGTCACCACCAATCTGGCGGTGAACGGCAGCGGCTTCTTCGTGGTGTCCGACGATTCCGCCGACGGTGCCATCCGCTACACCCGCAACGGCTCCTTCTCCACCGACGCCGACGGCTATCTCAGCAATTCCGAGGGCTATTACCTCTACGGCTGGGCGCTGGACGAGGACGGCGCCATCGCCGCCCGCAACAAGGGGTCGGTGGACAGCCTGGAGGCGATCAACACCACCAACATCAAGGGCACGCCCAAGGCCACCAGCACCCTGGGCATCGACGCCAACCTGCCCTCGGACGCCGATACGGGCGACAGCTTCACCTCCGACGTGGAGGTGTTCGACAGTCTTGGCAACAGCCACTCCATCACGCTCACCTGGACCAAGACCGGCGAGAACGCCTGGAGCCTGGACGCCGACGATCCGACGCTGTCCAGCGATTCGTCCAGCACCACCGGCACCGTGGGCGGCGTGCCCGTGACCATCACCTTCAACGAGGACGGCACGCCCGCCGGCTTTTCCCCCACCACGCCCACGCTGACCGTCGGCGGCTGGGCAACGGGGGCCGCCGACACCTCCATCACGCTGGATCTGGGCACGGTGGGCGGCAACGACGGGCTGACCCAGCACGCATCGGAAGAGAGCGAGCCGTCGGTCAGCGTGGAATCCACCACCCAGAACGGCCACGCCCCCGGCACCCTGACCGGCACCACCATCGACAGCGACGGCACGGTGCGGGCGGTGTTCGACAACGGCGAAACGCGGGCGGTGTACCGCATCCCCATCGCCACCTTCGCCAACGCCGACGGGCTGGACAGCGAAACCGGCAGCACCTTCATGCAGACCTATGAATCCGGGCAGGTGCAGTTGCGCACCGCCGGGGAAAGCGGGTCCGGCACCATCGAGGCGGGGGCGCTGGAAAGCTCCACCGTCGAGCTGACCGACGAATTCACCCGCATGATCGTCGCCCAGCAGGCCTATTCCGCCGCGTCCAAGGTCATGACCACCGCCCAGGACATGATCGACACCCTCATCAGCATGAAGCGGTGA
- a CDS encoding flagellar hook assembly protein FlgD, whose translation MQISSTTSAAATTTTSSSSSAGSLAANYQSFLTLLLKQLEVQDPTNPVDANEYTSQLVQLASLEQDVSNGEKLDALTTAMTQLGSGIAAIGYIGRTVEAEGDTTALQDGEASWEYDLDSDAKTVALTVRDEDGSVVYRQTGDSSAGTHSFTWDGVGTDGTVHTDGSFTLSVDAVDTANAAVSTTTRIKAVVNAVDTSSSATVLDLGSGVTITADAVLSVS comes from the coding sequence ATGCAGATTTCATCCACCACATCGGCGGCGGCAACCACCACCACCTCGTCGTCCTCGTCCGCCGGTTCGCTGGCCGCCAATTACCAGTCCTTCCTGACCCTGCTGCTGAAACAGCTTGAAGTCCAGGATCCCACCAACCCGGTGGACGCCAACGAATACACCAGCCAGCTCGTCCAGCTCGCCAGTCTGGAACAGGACGTGTCGAACGGGGAGAAGCTGGACGCGCTGACCACCGCCATGACCCAACTGGGGTCCGGCATCGCCGCCATCGGCTACATCGGCCGCACGGTGGAGGCGGAGGGCGACACCACCGCGCTTCAGGACGGTGAAGCGTCCTGGGAATACGACCTGGACAGCGATGCCAAGACGGTGGCGCTGACCGTGCGTGACGAGGACGGCAGCGTCGTCTACCGCCAGACCGGCGATTCTTCTGCCGGAACCCATTCCTTCACCTGGGACGGGGTGGGCACCGACGGCACCGTCCATACGGACGGCAGCTTCACCCTCAGCGTGGATGCGGTGGACACCGCCAACGCCGCCGTGTCCACCACCACCCGCATCAAGGCGGTGGTGAATGCCGTCGATACCTCCTCCTCCGCCACGGTTCTCGACCTCGGCAGCGGCGTGACCATCACGGCCGACGCGGTTCTGTCGGTGAGCTAG
- a CDS encoding flagellin, whose amino-acid sequence MPVISTNTAANSALRYLNINSDNQATSVSKIASGSRITKASDDAAGLAVGTSLQSDVTVLKQAATNAAHGSSILQTADGGMSRISDIVQRMRSLATQSQSGSVTDTERGYLDAEFQQLLEEVDGIASGTRFNDDPLLDGTGDWSTGVDFRVGTETTDKITVTIANVNATGLGINGLDIGTSTTAESTLTALDTAVESLSTARADVGALISRFEFRGEVLDTSIENTEAAQSAIMDVDVAEEQTNLAATKVLTQAAIAVLSQANSMPEQLLSLLR is encoded by the coding sequence ATGCCCGTCATCAGCACCAACACCGCCGCCAACTCGGCCCTGCGGTACCTGAACATCAATTCCGACAACCAGGCGACCTCGGTGTCGAAGATCGCCAGCGGGTCGCGCATCACCAAGGCGTCCGACGACGCCGCCGGCCTGGCCGTGGGCACCTCGCTGCAATCGGACGTGACCGTCCTGAAGCAGGCGGCCACCAACGCCGCCCACGGATCGTCGATCCTGCAAACCGCCGACGGCGGCATGTCGCGCATCTCCGACATCGTGCAGCGCATGCGCTCGTTGGCGACGCAATCGCAATCGGGGTCGGTGACCGACACCGAACGCGGCTATCTGGACGCGGAATTCCAGCAGTTGCTGGAAGAAGTCGATGGCATTGCCTCGGGCACCCGCTTCAACGACGATCCGCTGCTGGACGGTACCGGCGACTGGTCCACCGGTGTGGATTTCCGCGTCGGCACGGAGACCACCGACAAGATCACCGTCACCATCGCCAACGTGAACGCCACCGGGCTGGGCATCAACGGCCTGGACATCGGCACCTCCACCACGGCGGAAAGCACGCTGACGGCGCTGGACACGGCGGTGGAAAGCCTGTCCACCGCGCGGGCGGACGTGGGTGCGCTGATCTCCCGCTTCGAATTCCGCGGCGAGGTGCTCGACACCTCCATCGAAAACACCGAGGCGGCGCAGTCGGCGATCATGGATGTGGACGTGGCGGAGGAACAGACCAACCTCGCCGCCACCAAGGTTCTGACGCAAGCCGCCATCGCCGTGCTGTCCCAGGCCAATTCCATGCCCGAACAGCTTTTGTCGCTGCTGCGGTAA